One Dromiciops gliroides isolate mDroGli1 chromosome 3, mDroGli1.pri, whole genome shotgun sequence DNA segment encodes these proteins:
- the LOC122747664 gene encoding LOW QUALITY PROTEIN: bombesin receptor-activated protein C6orf89-like (The sequence of the model RefSeq protein was modified relative to this genomic sequence to represent the inferred CDS: inserted 2 bases in 1 codon) translates to MDCILEDRDLTANELGIYYKLSETIDLVRQTGHQCGMSEKAIEKFIKQLLEKNEPQRGPPRHPLLKVAYKVLITLGLTLHTTYFVIQLYSPLPPEPVLSGAHSWXTLIHHIRLLSLPIAKKYMLENKEFVPLSNYNEPPSDNGYPASASSVSVFSPVYTFLLSPQSLGSLCLRTNQANPQAALGLCPAGLEGPPCCMPGTSAQSMLGPGRTSLGSPGQLPSGYRELGLFSPSCLTWHPINPMGLQLESRTVVF, encoded by the exons ATGGATTGCATATTAGAAGACAGAGATCTTACTGCCAATGAGCTCGGGATCTATTATAAACTTTCAGAGACCATCGATTTAGTGAGGCAGACAGGACATCAGTGTGGAATGTCAGAGAAGGCAATTGAAAAGTTTATCAAACAGCTGTTAGAGAAGAATGAACCTCAGAGGGGACCACCCCGACATCCTCTGCTCAAGGTTGCTTACAAGGTCCTGATCACACTGGGGTTAACCCTGCACACTACCTACTTTGTTATTCAGCTCTATAGCCCTTTACCACCTGAACCAGTGCTCTCTGGGGCTCACAGCTG CACACTGATCCATCATATCAGGCTATTGTCCCTGCCCATTGCCAAGAAGTATATGCTTGAAAATAAGGAATTTGTTCCTCTGTCTAATTATAATGAGCCCCCAAGTGACAATGGATACCCAG cCTCAGCCTCCTCCGtctctgtcttctcccctgtatatacgttccttctctcccctcaaagcTTGGGCTCCCTGTGCCTCCGCACAAACCAAGCTAATCCACAGgctgcactagggctgtgcccagcggGGCTCGAGGGGCccccctgctgcatgcctggAACCTCTGCACAGTCTATGCTAGGGCCTGgaaggacaagcctgggatctccggggcagctcccctcaggatATAGGGAGCTCGGGCTtttctcccccagctgtctgacctggcatcccatAAATCCCATGGGACTACAACTAGAATCCAGGACTGTTGTTTTTTAG